A genomic window from Helicobacter suis HS1 includes:
- a CDS encoding S24 family peptidase: MGNSMEPRIKENDLLLFQSDGTRYEGAIYVVNLGGEYYIRRLSKRPKISLISDNPVYQPITVHNLDELAILGRVVGVLHSFSL, from the coding sequence ATGGGTAATTCTATGGAGCCTCGTATCAAAGAAAATGATTTATTGTTATTCCAAAGCGATGGTACCCGTTATGAGGGGGCGATTTATGTGGTGAATTTAGGGGGCGAGTATTATATCCGCCGTCTTAGCAAACGCCCTAAAATATCTCTAATTAGTGATAATCCTGTTTACCAACCCATTACAGTACACAATTTGGACGAATTAGCTATTTTAGGTAGAGTAGTGGGGGTTTTACACAGCTTTAGTTTATAA
- the glmS gene encoding glutamine--fructose-6-phosphate transaminase (isomerizing), which translates to MCGIMGYIGIADKKTLLLEGLKELDYRGYDSAGLATIRVADFKLEVFKTSGKITALEALTQNFSAPGLGVGIAHTRWATHGKPTTANAHPHVYQNSALVHNGIIENYAMLKADLKTKGHVFSSQTDSEVVVHIFEEELANLSNSNSISQDLALQAFKNTIAKLEGAYAILLIHAKLPTCIFYAKNRSPLLLAKTQDSVYFASAESGLIGRAEQMVRLEEGALGCMDYNTPLHFKTTPISKDIQESNKEGFATFMEKEIYEQDKILTLLDRWTPTHAHLELPKGFLDQISTVTISACGSSYHAALVAKYLIESLAHVKVQVELASEYRYGHFATRQDELFIAISQSGESADTLEALKLAKNLGLKTLGVCNTQNSTMGALADATLLTRAGLEKSVASTKAFSSQVLLLWLLALVLAKQNKLDTKVLHSEMQALKTSMQAITDTLKLHEKVKEISKHILDQNPQGYFFMGRGVFYPLALEGALKLKEIAYVYAQGYASAEMKHGPIALADCNLLCTALLPANLLFAKNCSSVEELQARDARIFALSPENITNAHFQINTPHYPHYMPEFFSMLVVLQLFALEMAQLKGLNVDKPRNLAKSVTVE; encoded by the coding sequence ATGTGCGGGATTATGGGCTATATTGGAATAGCAGATAAAAAAACTCTCTTGCTTGAAGGGTTAAAGGAATTAGATTATCGGGGGTATGATAGCGCAGGGCTAGCAACAATTAGAGTTGCTGATTTTAAATTAGAAGTCTTTAAAACAAGTGGCAAAATTACAGCCCTAGAGGCATTAACGCAAAATTTTAGTGCACCCGGGCTTGGAGTAGGCATTGCCCACACCCGCTGGGCTACACATGGCAAACCCACTACCGCCAACGCCCACCCCCATGTTTATCAAAATAGCGCTCTTGTGCACAATGGAATCATTGAAAATTATGCCATGCTTAAAGCGGATTTAAAAACAAAAGGGCATGTTTTTAGTAGCCAAACAGATAGCGAGGTAGTCGTCCATATCTTTGAAGAGGAATTAGCAAATCTATCTAACTCTAATAGTATTTCTCAAGATTTAGCTTTGCAGGCTTTTAAAAACACCATTGCTAAATTAGAGGGGGCGTATGCGATTTTGCTTATCCATGCCAAATTACCCACTTGTATTTTTTATGCTAAAAACCGCTCGCCCTTGCTTCTTGCTAAGACTCAAGATAGTGTTTATTTTGCTAGTGCTGAAAGCGGGCTTATTGGTAGAGCGGAGCAAATGGTGCGTTTAGAAGAGGGGGCACTTGGGTGCATGGATTATAACACTCCTCTGCATTTTAAAACCACTCCCATTTCAAAAGATATACAAGAGAGCAATAAAGAAGGTTTTGCTACTTTTATGGAAAAAGAAATCTATGAGCAAGATAAAATTTTAACTCTATTAGATAGATGGACACCCACCCATGCGCATTTAGAACTCCCTAAAGGTTTTTTAGATCAGATTTCTACTGTAACAATTAGTGCTTGTGGATCAAGTTATCACGCCGCTTTAGTGGCAAAATATCTCATAGAAAGCCTAGCCCATGTTAAAGTACAAGTTGAGCTAGCTAGTGAATACCGCTATGGGCATTTTGCAACTAGACAAGATGAGCTTTTTATCGCGATTTCTCAAAGTGGCGAGAGTGCAGATACTTTAGAGGCTTTAAAATTAGCTAAGAATTTAGGGCTAAAAACTTTAGGGGTTTGTAATACGCAAAACTCTACAATGGGCGCGCTAGCAGACGCCACTCTTTTAACCCGCGCTGGATTAGAAAAAAGTGTGGCTTCTACTAAAGCTTTTTCTAGTCAAGTTTTACTTCTATGGCTTTTAGCGCTTGTGCTGGCTAAACAAAATAAATTAGATACAAAAGTACTACATAGCGAAATGCAAGCTTTAAAAACGAGCATGCAAGCCATTACAGACACACTCAAACTACATGAAAAAGTTAAAGAAATTAGCAAACACATTTTAGATCAAAACCCACAGGGTTATTTTTTCATGGGGCGGGGTGTGTTTTATCCTTTGGCTTTAGAAGGGGCGCTTAAATTAAAAGAAATTGCCTATGTGTATGCGCAAGGTTATGCGAGTGCAGAAATGAAACACGGACCCATTGCTCTAGCTGATTGCAATTTATTATGCACCGCCCTTTTACCCGCTAATTTACTTTTTGCTAAAAATTGTAGCAGTGTTGAGGAATTACAAGCCCGTGATGCGCGTATCTTTGCCCTAAGCCCTGAAAATATTACTAATGCCCATTTTCAGATCAATACCCCCCACTACCCCCACTACATGCCCGAATTTTTTAGCATGCTTGTTGTTTTACAACTCTTTGCCCTTGAAATGGCACAATTAAAAGGCTTAAATGTAGATAAGCCCCGTAATCTAGCTAAAAGTGTAACTGTTGAGTAA
- a CDS encoding glycosyltransferase family 25 protein — protein MSNLSSESLPIPICIIHLLKTPQERDITPLLWHLNYLLKRFDQRDIFSIAIFKAIHGHQDFLQQGITFEHTHPVLNDFSPHLPSFKECLQLASLALKTPLDFLSFKQLGRFASHYLLWQECVRLKRPMIILEDDVLPTNDFFGKCHLSLEALHADKAQIIRLLVHSKRRCAKTSINYNFDHLFSPQGLGAHGYMLNPNGAHKLLKACPPLWTLKVDTYIDSYYNHHALTFTLKSAILLINPLDSESPPTSTDYFKGKLKWLLYLLRTCNCILKIKLFAKHYLSLFLRPS, from the coding sequence TTGAGTAATTTATCTTCTGAATCTTTACCCATTCCCATTTGCATTATCCACCTTCTTAAAACCCCCCAAGAGAGAGACATCACTCCCTTACTTTGGCATTTAAACTATCTTTTAAAGCGTTTTGATCAAAGAGATATTTTTTCTATTGCCATTTTTAAGGCTATCCATGGACACCAAGATTTTTTACAACAAGGAATCACCTTTGAACACACCCACCCGGTTTTAAACGATTTTAGCCCCCATTTGCCCAGCTTTAAAGAGTGTTTACAATTAGCCTCTTTAGCGCTTAAAACGCCTTTGGATTTTTTAAGTTTTAAACAACTGGGGCGTTTTGCAAGCCATTATTTGCTGTGGCAAGAATGTGTGCGGCTCAAACGCCCTATGATTATTTTAGAAGACGATGTATTGCCCACAAATGATTTTTTTGGAAAGTGCCATTTGAGTTTAGAAGCCTTGCATGCGGATAAAGCCCAGATAATACGCCTCCTTGTCCATTCTAAAAGGCGTTGTGCAAAAACCTCTATCAACTATAACTTTGATCACCTTTTTAGCCCGCAAGGACTAGGTGCACATGGCTACATGTTAAACCCTAATGGAGCGCATAAGCTCTTAAAAGCCTGCCCTCCTCTTTGGACATTAAAAGTAGACACCTATATAGATTCTTATTACAACCACCACGCACTCACCTTTACCCTTAAGTCTGCTATTCTGCTTATTAACCCATTAGATTCAGAAAGCCCCCCCACTAGTACGGATTATTTCAAGGGTAAATTAAAATGGTTGTTATATCTTCTGCGTACTTGTAACTGCATTCTTAAGATTAAGTTATTTGCCAAGCACTATCTATCCTTATTTTTAAGACCCTCTTAA
- a CDS encoding cytochrome c3 family protein, which translates to MDKHGGKNGVGFKATCVDCHLPHDNIINYFVTKTSRNLRDVYGNTFKNPYKFDWEENRRRAKEYVFDSGCLRCHEDLKSETTSNMKAFLPHRDYFTGLSHKKCVECHLDQVGHKNLGLHFKAFLKKDYKPYPRAFLVQGSKQTLEELSEIKPASDSAMADRKIQTKTQTKE; encoded by the coding sequence TTGGATAAACATGGCGGTAAAAATGGCGTGGGTTTTAAGGCCACTTGTGTGGATTGTCATTTACCCCATGACAACATTATCAATTACTTTGTAACAAAAACATCAAGAAATCTTAGAGATGTATATGGTAACACTTTTAAAAACCCGTATAAATTTGACTGGGAGGAAAATAGACGGCGCGCAAAAGAATATGTTTTTGATTCTGGTTGTTTGCGCTGCCATGAAGATCTTAAAAGTGAAACCACTTCTAACATGAAAGCCTTTTTGCCTCACCGCGACTACTTTACCGGGCTTTCACACAAAAAATGCGTAGAATGCCATTTAGATCAAGTAGGCCATAAAAATTTAGGCCTCCATTTCAAAGCCTTTTTGAAAAAAGATTACAAACCCTATCCTAGAGCTTTCTTGGTACAGGGTAGTAAGCAAACGCTAGAAGAGTTAAGTGAAATTAAACCCGCCTCAGATTCTGCGATGGCTGATCGTAAAATCCAAACAAAGACCCAGACAAAGGAGTAA
- a CDS encoding DUF2443 family protein codes for MSDFILMKRGSMDIPETLNMAFYTQIGERVEELKEHINALNKYKREMLVF; via the coding sequence TTGAGTGATTTTATTTTGATGAAACGGGGGAGTATGGATATTCCAGAAACTCTAAACATGGCCTTTTACACACAAATAGGAGAACGAGTAGAGGAACTAAAAGAACATATCAATGCTTTAAATAAATACAAGCGAGAGATGTTAGTTTTTTAG